In Anseongella ginsenosidimutans, one genomic interval encodes:
- the uvrB gene encoding excinuclease ABC subunit UvrB, with protein MQFQLNSHFKPTGDQPEAIRQLVEGVENQEPFQVLLGVTGSGKTFTVANVIEKTQRPTLVLSHNKTLAAQLYGEFKQFFPENAVNYFVSYYDYYQPEAYMPSTNTYIEKDLNINEEIEKLRLKTTSALMSGRRDVIVVSSVSCIYGMGNPEDFSNSIFRVGVGTRVSRNAFLHRLVELLYSRTAAEFRRGTFRVKGDTVDIFLAYADYAYRVSFFGDEIEELSAIDPVNGRTLEKYDTVAIFPANLFVTPKERMLKAIWGIQEELENRKQQFVNEQRFMEAKRLEERVNYDLEMMRELGYCSGIENYSRFFDGRPPGMRPFCLLDYFPEDYLMVIDESHVTIPQLRAMYGGDRSRKLSLVDYGFRLPAALDNRPLNFNEFEQLAPQTIYVSATPADYELEKTGGVIVEQVIRPTGLTDPVIEIRPASNQVDDLLEEIDVTVKKGDRVLVTTLTKRMAEELTKYLARLNIRSRYIHSEVKTLERVDILRGLRLGEFDVLVGINLLREGLDLPEVSLVAILDADKEGFLRSQTALIQTIGRAARNEEGRVIMYADQITNSMQRTIDETNRRRERQINYNIEHNITPKTVRKEKEAIIGQTSVVDFKGGVQQPYVESEETNILADPVIQYMSKAQMEKSAEKTRRQMQEAAKEMDFLKAAKLRDELFAMEKLIREKFG; from the coding sequence ATGCAGTTTCAACTCAATTCACATTTCAAACCCACTGGTGATCAGCCGGAAGCGATACGGCAGCTGGTGGAAGGGGTGGAAAATCAGGAGCCTTTCCAGGTATTGCTGGGGGTTACGGGTTCGGGGAAGACATTTACGGTGGCCAATGTGATCGAAAAGACGCAGCGGCCAACCCTCGTGCTGAGTCACAACAAGACCCTTGCTGCACAGCTTTACGGAGAGTTTAAACAGTTTTTCCCGGAAAACGCCGTGAATTACTTTGTCTCCTATTACGATTATTACCAGCCGGAGGCGTACATGCCTTCAACCAATACTTATATTGAAAAGGACCTGAATATCAACGAGGAAATAGAAAAGCTGCGGCTTAAAACTACTTCGGCGCTGATGTCGGGCCGCAGGGATGTGATCGTGGTTTCTTCCGTTTCCTGTATTTATGGTATGGGCAACCCCGAAGACTTTTCGAACAGTATCTTCCGGGTGGGTGTAGGGACCCGTGTTAGCCGGAATGCTTTTTTACACCGGCTGGTAGAACTACTGTATTCCCGGACGGCGGCTGAATTCCGGAGGGGGACCTTCAGGGTAAAGGGGGATACGGTTGACATATTTTTGGCGTATGCGGATTATGCTTATCGCGTTTCCTTTTTCGGGGACGAAATAGAAGAGTTGAGCGCGATTGACCCTGTTAATGGCCGGACGCTGGAAAAATATGACACGGTGGCCATCTTTCCGGCAAATTTGTTCGTGACGCCAAAAGAACGAATGCTGAAGGCGATCTGGGGCATCCAGGAGGAACTGGAAAACCGCAAGCAGCAATTTGTCAACGAACAGCGCTTTATGGAAGCCAAGCGCCTGGAAGAACGGGTGAATTATGACCTGGAGATGATGCGTGAGCTGGGCTACTGCAGCGGTATTGAGAATTATTCCCGCTTTTTCGACGGCCGGCCGCCGGGAATGCGGCCCTTCTGCCTGCTTGATTATTTTCCGGAGGACTACCTGATGGTGATCGATGAAAGCCATGTGACGATTCCGCAGCTCAGGGCCATGTATGGGGGCGACCGTTCGCGGAAACTCTCATTGGTGGATTATGGCTTCCGGCTTCCGGCGGCGCTGGATAACCGGCCGCTGAACTTTAACGAATTTGAGCAATTGGCGCCGCAGACTATTTATGTGAGCGCCACCCCTGCTGATTATGAGCTGGAAAAGACAGGTGGGGTGATCGTGGAGCAGGTGATCCGGCCGACAGGACTTACCGACCCGGTTATTGAGATACGCCCGGCCTCGAACCAGGTGGACGACCTTCTTGAAGAGATTGACGTTACGGTAAAAAAAGGGGATCGCGTACTGGTTACCACGCTTACCAAAAGAATGGCGGAAGAACTTACCAAGTACCTTGCCCGGCTGAATATCCGCAGCCGGTATATTCATTCGGAAGTTAAGACGCTGGAGCGGGTAGATATATTACGCGGGCTTCGCCTGGGAGAATTTGATGTTTTGGTGGGGATCAACCTGCTGCGGGAAGGACTGGATCTTCCGGAAGTGTCCCTGGTTGCGATCCTGGATGCGGACAAGGAAGGCTTTCTTCGTTCGCAAACAGCGCTGATCCAGACGATCGGGAGAGCAGCGAGAAACGAGGAAGGCCGCGTGATCATGTATGCCGATCAGATCACCAATTCCATGCAGCGGACCATTGACGAGACCAACAGGCGCCGCGAAAGGCAAATAAATTATAATATTGAACACAATATTACCCCTAAAACCGTTAGAAAAGAGAAAGAGGCGATCATTGGTCAAACTTCTGTAGTGGATTTCAAGGGCGGGGTGCAGCAGCCATACGTTGAAAGCGAAGAAACGAATATCCTGGCTGATCCTGTGATCCAGTACATGAGCAAAGCCCAGATGGAGAAAAGCGCTGAAAAAACGCGTCGTCAAATGCAGGAAGCCGCCAAAGAAATGGACTTCCTCAAAGCGGCAAAACTCCGGGACGAATTGTTCGCCATGGAAAAACTGATCAGGGAAAAATTCGGATAA
- a CDS encoding helix-turn-helix domain-containing protein → MKEPLHSKGKRVKGKEANRLLKQEEKEFLLELAFHIREVRVKAGVTQEKFYEDTNIHIGRIETGKFNISINTLYRICAYFKISVKEFFGKINKN, encoded by the coding sequence ATGAAAGAACCTTTACATTCAAAAGGGAAGCGAGTAAAAGGGAAGGAAGCAAATCGTTTGTTAAAGCAGGAAGAAAAAGAATTCCTCCTGGAACTTGCATTCCATATCCGGGAGGTCAGGGTAAAAGCGGGAGTTACCCAGGAAAAATTCTATGAAGATACGAACATACATATTGGGCGGATAGAGACGGGAAAGTTTAATATCTCAATTAATACACTATATAGGATCTGCGCTTATTTCAAAATTTCGGTAAAAGAATTCTTCGGAAAGATTAATAAAAATTAA
- a CDS encoding glycosyltransferase: MGESVRKASLARGNEVAVIGNALETNVFHPGDRHSARQQLGISQDAFVLLAGHMPSSTDRHKGGAELIQAIRRFRELPGVDHAKILLVFFGGKDRDEADSWPYPAHFAGKIGQEEKLAGYYQAADVFLFPSLQESMGYTALESLACGTPVVAFRTSGVTDVVLHEENGYLATLGDTDQFAEGISWIYHHPSRGELASRGVAHATGHFESGLIAEKHLALYKRLLKAD; the protein is encoded by the coding sequence ATGGGCGAATCGGTCCGGAAGGCCAGCCTTGCCAGGGGGAATGAAGTAGCCGTAATTGGAAATGCCCTGGAAACAAACGTGTTCCATCCCGGAGATCGTCATAGTGCAAGGCAGCAACTGGGGATTTCACAGGATGCCTTTGTCCTGCTGGCCGGCCATATGCCTTCCAGCACGGATCGTCATAAAGGCGGAGCTGAACTGATACAGGCCATCCGGCGCTTCCGGGAGCTTCCTGGAGTGGATCACGCTAAAATATTACTCGTTTTTTTTGGTGGCAAGGACAGAGACGAGGCGGATTCCTGGCCCTATCCGGCCCATTTTGCCGGTAAGATCGGACAGGAAGAAAAACTGGCCGGTTATTACCAGGCTGCTGATGTTTTTTTATTTCCTTCTCTACAGGAAAGCATGGGATATACTGCGTTGGAAAGCCTGGCCTGCGGTACCCCCGTGGTGGCTTTCAGGACATCCGGCGTTACGGATGTGGTATTGCATGAGGAAAACGGCTACCTGGCTACTTTAGGGGATACGGATCAATTTGCCGAAGGAATCAGCTGGATATATCACCATCCTTCCCGCGGCGAACTTGCTTCCAGGGGTGTGGCCCATGCCACGGGCCATTTTGAATCCGGGCTGATCGCAGAAAAACACCTGGCTTTATACAAGCGTTTATTAAAAGCAGATTGA
- a CDS encoding glycosyltransferase family protein codes for MKILYAIQGTGNGHVSRAREIIPHLEKYGELDLLLSGTQADVGLSQPLRWKLHGFSFVFGKGGGVDYLKTWRTMDLKQFRKDVKMLPLEAYDIIINDFEPLTAWACKLRKIPCIGLSHQASFLSKATPRPARRLPHYAESLFKYYAPVSAAIGFHFQQYDDFIYTPVIRREIRALLPENKGHYTVYLPAHDDKLMVNILKQVPAVEWQVFSKHSKESFRRENVLVQPVSNELFNQSLASCEGLLTAGGFESPAEALFLGKKIFSIPMMGQWEQQCNAEALRRMGVPVVKKIGKDFVTILKDWVENGPVIRVNFPDHTEAVIERLFRTHSFSWRKKS; via the coding sequence TTGAAGATCCTTTACGCGATACAAGGCACAGGGAACGGACACGTAAGCCGGGCAAGGGAGATCATCCCGCACCTGGAAAAATACGGTGAGCTTGACCTTCTTCTTAGCGGAACCCAGGCAGACGTCGGCCTCTCGCAGCCCCTCCGGTGGAAATTACACGGATTCAGCTTTGTTTTTGGCAAAGGAGGGGGTGTTGATTACCTCAAAACCTGGCGCACGATGGACCTGAAGCAATTCCGGAAAGATGTAAAGATGCTTCCCCTTGAAGCTTATGATATTATCATAAACGATTTCGAACCCCTTACTGCGTGGGCCTGCAAACTCAGGAAGATTCCCTGTATAGGCCTTAGCCACCAGGCATCCTTCCTTTCCAAAGCTACGCCGAGGCCCGCGAGGCGGTTGCCTCATTATGCTGAAAGTCTTTTCAAATACTATGCGCCGGTTAGCGCTGCCATCGGTTTTCATTTTCAGCAATATGATGATTTCATTTACACTCCCGTAATCCGCAGAGAGATCAGGGCGCTCCTCCCGGAAAACAAGGGCCATTATACCGTTTATCTCCCGGCACATGACGATAAATTAATGGTAAATATTTTGAAACAGGTTCCGGCAGTAGAGTGGCAAGTTTTTTCAAAACACAGTAAGGAAAGCTTTCGCCGGGAAAATGTGCTGGTGCAGCCGGTGAGCAATGAATTGTTCAATCAAAGCCTGGCTTCCTGCGAAGGTCTGTTAACCGCCGGGGGATTTGAAAGCCCGGCTGAGGCGCTTTTCCTGGGGAAGAAAATTTTTTCCATACCTATGATGGGACAATGGGAACAGCAATGCAACGCGGAAGCACTCCGTAGGATGGGGGTGCCCGTCGTGAAAAAAATAGGTAAAGACTTCGTTACTATACTGAAAGACTGGGTAGAAAATGGCCCTGTAATCCGGGTAAACTTCCCTGATCATACTGAAGCCGTAATAGAGCGGCTTTTCCGGACTCATTCCTTCAGCTGGAGGAAAAAGTCCTGA
- a CDS encoding YfhO family protein yields the protein MNDRFSKLLPHLYVVLAFLALSFIYFSPLLNGQELAQSDNIQMKGMSSELVKYKELEGEVPLWTNAMFSGMPSFQIWLEYPSNIASYFIRFWNSLFPNPVHTILLYLLGAYLLFCTMRMKPMLAALGAIAIAFVSYNFIILEAGHSTKAVAVAYFAPIIAGILLALRGRLITGAALTATFLALEIRANHLQMTYYLMLVILVFMAVQLVFAVRNKTFPAFLRSSLVLLGAVVLAVGVNFGSLWVNYEYAKETIRGKSELTAEVTGQESTGGLDKEYAYQWSQGIGESITFFIPNAYGAATNYPVGKNSELYETLVRNNIPPVQAEQITAQPAAIGYATYWGDKTFTSGPYYFGIITLFLFILGLSLVKGPLKWGLLLATVLVVLLSFGRHMQWFSDLFFDYFPLYNKFRAVESILMVAGLTIPLLALIALKQLLDTPETGRKELEKNFRYTLYALGGIYLVLLAVPGLFFSFSSPYDAQRFAQIPFADQLQNALLADRKSMFRMDALRSLVFTAIAGGILWAFLKGKLKTQTVIVLLGIALLADLWTVNKRFLNEEDFVAKSQTEQFFPLRPADQQILQDSTYFRVYDLSARGGAFQSAYASYYHYSIGGYHAAKLHRYQELVDHQIAKGNMNVINMLNTKYFIVPDSASQQIIAHRNPDALGNAWFVNGVRFVADANEEIEALTVAIPRTTAVVDERFRDQIDISKIIQLDSADASIRLTSYHPEKLTYSYESPAERIAVFSEIYYDKGWKAYVDGKEHPYFRANYVLRAMQLPAGKHTVEFRFHPTAYYAGEKVSLVSSILLVLLLGGGIYFGNRRRETA from the coding sequence ATGAACGACCGCTTCAGCAAACTTTTACCGCACCTTTACGTGGTGCTGGCTTTCCTGGCACTTAGCTTTATCTATTTCAGCCCCCTGCTCAACGGGCAGGAGCTTGCCCAATCCGATAATATCCAGATGAAAGGCATGTCGTCGGAGCTGGTCAAATACAAGGAACTGGAAGGCGAAGTTCCTTTATGGACCAATGCCATGTTCAGCGGCATGCCCTCTTTCCAGATATGGCTGGAATACCCTTCCAATATTGCCTCTTATTTCATTCGTTTCTGGAACAGCTTGTTCCCCAATCCCGTTCATACTATCCTGTTATACCTGCTGGGGGCCTACCTGCTATTTTGCACTATGCGTATGAAACCGATGCTGGCTGCGCTGGGAGCCATTGCCATTGCATTCGTTTCTTATAATTTCATTATCCTGGAGGCCGGGCACAGTACAAAGGCGGTTGCCGTGGCCTATTTTGCTCCTATTATTGCCGGCATTCTGCTGGCGCTGCGGGGAAGGCTGATCACCGGCGCGGCGCTAACGGCTACGTTCCTGGCGCTGGAGATCAGGGCCAACCATTTGCAGATGACCTATTACCTGATGCTGGTCATCCTGGTATTCATGGCGGTACAGTTAGTGTTTGCGGTTCGCAATAAGACGTTCCCTGCTTTCCTGCGGTCATCCCTCGTACTGCTCGGAGCCGTCGTATTGGCGGTGGGGGTCAATTTTGGTTCCCTTTGGGTCAATTATGAATACGCAAAAGAGACCATCCGCGGGAAATCGGAACTGACCGCCGAAGTGACGGGGCAGGAATCTACCGGCGGGCTGGACAAAGAATATGCCTACCAGTGGAGCCAGGGAATTGGCGAAAGCATCACTTTCTTTATTCCGAACGCCTACGGCGCCGCCACCAACTACCCGGTGGGCAAAAATTCGGAGTTATATGAAACCCTGGTCAGGAACAATATTCCTCCCGTGCAGGCTGAACAGATCACCGCGCAGCCGGCCGCGATCGGTTATGCCACCTACTGGGGGGATAAAACCTTCACATCCGGCCCCTATTACTTTGGGATCATTACCCTTTTTCTTTTTATCCTGGGCCTGAGCCTGGTCAAAGGGCCGCTGAAATGGGGCTTGCTGCTGGCCACGGTACTGGTGGTGCTGCTTTCTTTCGGAAGGCATATGCAATGGTTCTCTGACTTGTTCTTTGATTACTTTCCGCTTTATAATAAGTTCAGGGCCGTAGAGTCCATTCTCATGGTGGCCGGCCTTACCATACCGCTGCTGGCGCTTATTGCGCTGAAGCAGCTGCTTGATACCCCTGAAACCGGCAGGAAAGAGCTGGAAAAGAATTTCAGGTACACCTTATACGCGCTTGGAGGAATTTACCTGGTATTGCTGGCCGTTCCGGGCCTGTTCTTTAGCTTCAGCTCACCTTATGATGCGCAGCGTTTTGCCCAGATCCCCTTTGCCGACCAGCTTCAAAACGCGCTGCTTGCCGACCGGAAAAGTATGTTCCGGATGGATGCGCTTCGTTCCCTGGTCTTTACGGCCATAGCAGGTGGCATCCTGTGGGCTTTCCTCAAGGGAAAGCTGAAAACGCAGACGGTGATCGTTTTGCTTGGCATTGCGCTGCTTGCCGATCTGTGGACCGTGAACAAACGGTTCCTGAATGAGGAGGATTTTGTTGCAAAAAGCCAGACGGAGCAGTTCTTTCCGTTGCGTCCCGCGGACCAGCAGATCCTGCAGGACAGCACATATTTCAGGGTATATGACCTTTCGGCCCGCGGCGGAGCTTTCCAGAGCGCCTACGCGTCCTATTATCATTACAGCATCGGCGGCTACCATGCCGCCAAACTGCACCGTTACCAGGAATTGGTGGATCACCAGATTGCCAAAGGGAATATGAACGTGATCAATATGCTGAACACTAAGTATTTCATTGTTCCTGACAGCGCCAGCCAGCAGATTATTGCTCACCGCAACCCGGATGCTCTTGGAAATGCCTGGTTTGTGAACGGGGTACGTTTCGTAGCAGATGCCAATGAAGAAATAGAAGCCCTGACGGTCGCTATTCCTCGCACGACGGCGGTAGTTGATGAGCGTTTCCGCGACCAGATTGATATTTCAAAGATCATCCAGCTGGATTCGGCCGATGCCAGCATCCGGCTCACCAGTTACCATCCCGAAAAACTCACGTATTCATATGAAAGTCCTGCCGAAAGGATCGCCGTGTTCTCGGAGATCTATTACGACAAGGGTTGGAAAGCCTATGTGGACGGCAAGGAACATCCTTATTTCCGGGCAAATTACGTATTGCGGGCCATGCAGCTTCCCGCCGGGAAACATACTGTGGAGTTCCGCTTTCATCCCACGGCTTATTATGCCGGGGAAAAAGTATCGCTCGTGAGTTCCATTCTCCTGGTACTGCTACTGGGAGGCGGAATTTATTTCGGGAACCGGCGCAGGGAAACCGCCTGA
- a CDS encoding UDP-2,3-diacylglucosamine diphosphatase: MTERNVEMVVISDVHLGTYGCHAVELLQYLRSIRPKVLVLNGDIIDIWQFSKRYWPDAHMQVIRKIMKFITEDVQVFYLTGNHDEMLRKFADLKLDSFQLKNKLVLNIGQEKVWLFHGDVFDVTMQHSKWLAKLGAFGYDSLILLNSFVNWLLKMAGRPKMSFSRKIKSSVKSAVKFMSDFEATAASIAIENGYDYVICGHIHHPEIRKVKTESGSITYLNSGDWVESLSALEYDEGKWNLYYYKPEHFASEKMAAVIHA, translated from the coding sequence ATGACTGAACGTAATGTCGAGATGGTAGTGATCTCCGATGTACATCTGGGTACGTACGGCTGCCATGCAGTTGAACTTCTGCAGTACTTGCGGAGCATTCGCCCCAAGGTGTTGGTGCTGAACGGGGATATCATAGATATCTGGCAGTTCAGTAAACGTTACTGGCCCGACGCGCACATGCAGGTGATCCGTAAGATCATGAAATTTATTACCGAGGATGTCCAGGTGTTTTATCTGACGGGAAACCACGATGAAATGCTGCGTAAGTTCGCCGATCTCAAGCTGGACTCCTTTCAGTTGAAAAACAAGCTGGTGCTGAATATAGGCCAGGAAAAAGTATGGCTGTTCCATGGCGATGTGTTTGATGTCACCATGCAGCATTCTAAATGGCTGGCAAAGCTGGGGGCGTTCGGTTACGATAGCCTTATTTTGCTGAACAGCTTCGTTAACTGGCTGCTGAAAATGGCTGGCCGCCCGAAAATGAGTTTTTCCCGGAAAATAAAAAGCAGCGTCAAAAGCGCCGTAAAATTTATGAGTGATTTTGAAGCTACGGCGGCTTCAATTGCTATAGAGAACGGTTATGATTATGTAATTTGCGGACATATTCATCATCCGGAGATCAGAAAGGTGAAGACCGAGTCCGGTTCAATTACCTATCTGAATTCCGGCGATTGGGTAGAAAGCCTTTCTGCCCTGGAATATGACGAAGGTAAATGGAACCTGTATTATTACAAACCGGAGCATTTCGCCAGTGAGAAAATGGCCGCCGTTATTCATGCATAA
- a CDS encoding glycosyltransferase family 2 protein, whose product MSTDIHLSVITVTFNCRELLPRTLESVQAQAFSSIEHIIVDGASTDGTLELIRENEAYLGAWISEPDKGIYDAMNKGLRMARGKYVLFLNAGDTFYSEGTLLEVFSAPAAGEASIVSGEAISGSGEAISGSGEANTVFGEANSGSADIYYGQTKLTDLEGRITGDRRLKAPEQLNWRSFRYGMLVCHQSFIVRRAIAPEYDLSWRICADIDWCIRCMKAAEKIENTHSYISCFLEGGISRQQEKKAWKERFAIMKKYYGLGETLLSHLYIAFRFLRH is encoded by the coding sequence ATGAGTACTGATATCCATCTCAGCGTTATCACGGTCACGTTTAATTGCCGGGAATTGCTTCCCCGAACGTTGGAAAGCGTGCAGGCGCAGGCTTTTTCATCCATAGAACATATTATCGTAGACGGGGCTTCCACCGATGGTACGCTGGAACTTATCCGAGAAAATGAGGCGTACCTGGGCGCCTGGATATCTGAACCGGATAAAGGAATCTACGACGCCATGAATAAAGGGCTTCGAATGGCGCGCGGGAAATACGTGCTTTTCCTGAACGCGGGCGATACATTTTACTCCGAAGGCACGCTGCTGGAGGTGTTTTCGGCACCAGCTGCCGGCGAAGCGAGTATCGTTTCCGGCGAAGCGATTTCCGGTTCCGGTGAAGCGATTTCCGGTTCCGGTGAAGCAAATACCGTTTTCGGCGAAGCGAATTCCGGTTCCGCGGATATTTATTACGGTCAAACCAAGCTCACCGACCTGGAAGGCCGGATCACCGGTGACCGCCGGTTAAAGGCGCCGGAACAACTTAACTGGCGAAGCTTCCGGTACGGAATGCTGGTGTGTCATCAGTCTTTTATCGTGCGACGCGCCATTGCCCCGGAATACGATCTTTCCTGGCGGATCTGCGCCGATATCGATTGGTGCATACGCTGTATGAAGGCGGCTGAAAAAATAGAGAATACGCATTCCTATATCTCCTGCTTCCTGGAGGGGGGCATTTCACGACAGCAGGAAAAGAAAGCCTGGAAGGAGCGCTTTGCTATCATGAAGAAATACTACGGCCTGGGCGAAACCCTGCTGTCCCACCTGTATATTGCCTTCCGTTTCCTGAGGCATTAG
- a CDS encoding glycosyltransferase has translation MRIVHVNAYDGNGGAGRAMMRLHHALKHTGAQSDALCMYQFDPHSDVTPIYRNWWGKLRSIATIFGERYLGKALAPSRGIPFSLQKMGLPVHRHPLVLNADIIHLHWVNHGMLAPRQMKKLLELGKPLVWSLHDCNPFTGGAT, from the coding sequence TTGAGAATAGTTCACGTTAATGCATACGATGGGAACGGCGGGGCCGGCCGGGCCATGATGAGGCTTCACCATGCGTTAAAGCATACAGGCGCTCAATCCGACGCCCTTTGCATGTACCAGTTTGATCCCCATTCGGACGTGACACCCATCTATCGGAACTGGTGGGGTAAATTACGTTCAATCGCTACCATTTTTGGCGAACGTTACCTGGGAAAAGCGCTGGCGCCCAGCCGGGGAATCCCTTTTTCCCTTCAAAAAATGGGGCTTCCGGTTCACAGGCATCCTTTAGTCCTTAACGCAGATATTATTCACCTTCACTGGGTAAACCACGGTATGCTCGCGCCCCGCCAGATGAAAAAGCTGCTGGAACTGGGAAAGCCGCTTGTTTGGTCGCTGCATGACTGCAATCCGTTTACCGGGGGTGCCACGTAA
- a CDS encoding helix-turn-helix domain-containing protein: MGEYLLDVSEDLVYPELGKQHRHLLLSIALRIKELRKNAGITQEDFYLHTNIHIARIETGKQNISVSTLQRICGYLGVSIQDFFLQLKE, from the coding sequence ATGGGAGAATATTTACTAGATGTATCCGAAGACCTTGTTTATCCTGAGCTTGGCAAACAGCACCGGCACCTATTGTTAAGTATCGCCCTAAGGATAAAAGAACTACGGAAAAACGCGGGTATTACCCAGGAAGACTTTTACCTTCACACAAACATTCATATTGCGAGAATTGAAACAGGAAAGCAGAATATATCTGTTTCCACACTTCAGCGGATCTGCGGATACCTGGGAGTAAGCATTCAGGACTTTTTCCTCCAGCTGAAGGAATGA
- a CDS encoding DUF4834 family protein, with protein sequence MKFLQFLVVFFAIFFLVRLLFRALLPGLLRMVVRKMGSQFTQQYEEPARRPEPEEGNIRVEYIPPKKKEKNGGAGVPGEFVQFEEVKAKKE encoded by the coding sequence ATGAAATTCTTACAATTTCTCGTTGTATTCTTTGCCATTTTCTTTTTAGTACGACTGCTCTTCAGAGCCTTGCTTCCCGGCTTACTGCGAATGGTGGTTCGTAAAATGGGATCTCAGTTCACGCAGCAGTACGAGGAACCTGCAAGGCGCCCGGAACCGGAAGAAGGTAATATCCGGGTGGAGTATATTCCCCCGAAAAAGAAGGAAAAGAATGGCGGCGCCGGCGTACCGGGAGAATTCGTGCAATTTGAAGAAGTCAAGGCGAAAAAGGAATAA